The Caulifigura coniformis genome includes a region encoding these proteins:
- the pncA gene encoding bifunctional nicotinamidase/pyrazinamidase, whose translation MRPATPAENRVLLIVDIQNDFCPGGALAVPNGDRVVPRINKLARKFAHVILTQDWHNEDHLSFASSHPGKKEMDRIELPYGSQILWPDHCVQGTEGAEFHPDLKIPHCELVIRKGYHHEIDSYSAFFENDRQTPTGLAGYLRERGLTQLFVVGLATDFCVAYTAIDGRRLGFDVTVIEDSCSGIDIDGSLEAAWQQMLEAGVVRA comes from the coding sequence CTGCGTCCCGCGACTCCCGCGGAGAACCGCGTGCTGCTGATCGTCGACATCCAGAACGACTTCTGCCCGGGGGGCGCGCTGGCCGTTCCCAACGGCGACCGGGTCGTTCCACGCATCAACAAACTCGCGCGCAAGTTCGCGCATGTGATCCTGACCCAGGACTGGCACAACGAAGATCACCTGTCGTTCGCCTCATCGCATCCGGGCAAGAAGGAAATGGATCGGATCGAGCTTCCGTACGGCTCACAGATCCTCTGGCCCGACCACTGCGTCCAGGGGACCGAGGGGGCCGAGTTCCACCCCGACCTCAAGATTCCGCACTGCGAGCTTGTGATCCGCAAAGGCTACCACCACGAGATCGACAGCTATTCCGCCTTCTTCGAGAACGACCGGCAAACTCCCACCGGCCTCGCCGGCTACCTTCGCGAACGGGGGCTGACCCAGCTGTTCGTCGTCGGTCTCGCAACCGACTTCTGCGTGGCCTACACCGCTATCGACGGACGCCGTCTCGGCTTCGACGTCACGGTGATTGAGGACAGCTGCAGCGGCATCGATATTGATGGATCGCTCGAAGCGGCCTGGCAACAGATGCTGGAAGCCGGCGTCGTCAGGGCGTAA
- a CDS encoding YybH family protein codes for MTSLRRLLLFTIPLLLFAVSPAADDKPTADEQAIQDAAVKFVDAYNSHDFAAIATLFDPNARLEEADGTVIAGAEAIQKGFQATFEADPDARIGLDMASLTMLTPDIAVEQGATEFYPDGETLTSRGRYQVVHQKKDGKWRMISVRSLEKEVLSNYEYLCQLEWLVGDWVDEGANETVETTFRWDDDRNFLLSDFQVKRGREVLAKGTQRLGWDPQKKQIRGWVFDSQGGFANSRWLETDGSWSITTTGVSSDGANTSETRTLVPGQDRVGVRISNRVIDGEQQADIEFMMVRRPPAPASKALAPSTVAK; via the coding sequence ATGACCTCGTTGCGGCGATTACTGCTGTTCACGATCCCGCTCCTGCTCTTCGCCGTCAGTCCCGCGGCCGACGACAAGCCCACTGCGGATGAGCAGGCGATTCAGGACGCGGCGGTCAAATTCGTCGATGCGTACAACTCGCACGACTTCGCGGCGATCGCGACGTTGTTCGATCCGAACGCCCGGCTGGAAGAGGCCGATGGAACGGTCATTGCCGGAGCGGAGGCGATACAGAAGGGGTTCCAGGCGACGTTTGAGGCAGACCCCGACGCCAGGATCGGCCTCGACATGGCATCGCTGACGATGCTCACCCCCGACATTGCTGTGGAACAAGGGGCGACCGAGTTCTATCCCGATGGGGAAACTCTGACATCGCGCGGACGGTATCAGGTCGTCCATCAGAAGAAAGATGGCAAGTGGCGGATGATTTCGGTGCGTTCCCTCGAGAAAGAGGTCCTCAGCAACTACGAGTACCTCTGCCAGCTGGAATGGCTCGTCGGTGACTGGGTCGATGAAGGCGCGAACGAAACGGTCGAAACAACGTTCCGCTGGGATGACGACCGGAACTTCCTGCTCTCTGACTTCCAGGTGAAGCGGGGCCGCGAAGTGCTCGCAAAAGGAACGCAGCGCCTCGGCTGGGATCCCCAGAAGAAGCAGATCCGAGGCTGGGTCTTCGACTCGCAGGGAGGCTTCGCGAATTCGAGATGGCTGGAGACTGATGGCTCTTGGAGCATCACCACGACGGGAGTTTCTTCTGACGGTGCGAACACCTCGGAGACCCGCACACTGGTCCCGGGCCAGGACCGCGTCGGAGTGCGGATCTCCAACCGGGTGATTGACGGCGAACAGCAGGCCGACATCGAGTTCATGATGGTCCGCCGCCCTCCGGCGCCTGCCTCAAAAGCGCTCGCCCCCTCCACAGTCGCGAAGTAG
- a CDS encoding RNA polymerase sigma factor, which translates to MSDHEQKALFTEWLNEHRSAVMKVARAYTLSTEDCQDLAQEILLHAWRSLPTFEGKSQAATWFYRVALHTAMNWRRKDQPRRIRQQPFVEVHAVTVGQFESSEQAEQRETVEQLYHAIQQLPKADAALVLLYLDDLSYREMADVLGISETNVGVKLNRARKALSALMKEKSYGS; encoded by the coding sequence TTGTCTGATCACGAACAAAAAGCATTGTTCACGGAATGGCTGAACGAGCATCGCTCGGCGGTCATGAAGGTGGCGCGCGCGTACACGCTCTCCACAGAGGACTGCCAGGACCTCGCCCAGGAGATCCTGCTCCATGCGTGGCGGTCGCTGCCGACCTTCGAAGGCAAGTCGCAGGCGGCGACGTGGTTCTACCGGGTGGCTCTGCACACCGCGATGAACTGGCGCCGCAAGGACCAGCCGCGACGGATCAGACAGCAACCGTTTGTCGAAGTGCATGCCGTCACCGTCGGCCAGTTCGAAAGCAGCGAACAGGCCGAGCAGCGGGAGACGGTCGAGCAGCTCTACCACGCGATTCAGCAGCTTCCAAAGGCCGATGCCGCCCTGGTGCTGCTGTACCTCGACGACTTGAGCTACCGGGAAATGGCGGATGTGCTCGGAATCTCGGAGACCAACGTGGGGGTGAAGCTGAACCGGGCCAGAAAAGCGCTGAGCGCCCTGATGAAGGAGAAATCGTATGGCTCCTGA
- a CDS encoding sensor histidine kinase, with translation MSDIERPVPDALLSPVHSAAAGLRRGSLKVFFGYAAGIGKTYSMLEAAKKEVAAGRDVVIGYVEPHARPDTQAMTAGFESLPVKEIEYRGVTLREFDVDAGLARRPDILLVDELAHTNATGSKYEKRWQDVDELRNAGINVWTTLNVQHIETLNDVIGQITGVIVRETIPDRVFDSADELELVDLTPEELLERLRDGKVYLPQQAQHALQKFFQKGNLTALRELSFRQAARRVHTDVETARRERSARQPWATADRLLVCVGPSPTTARVIRTARRMATALDAPWVAASVDLDGQPPSSPVQQQVAEHFRLAERLGAETVTLAGTSMAATLLDYARTRNVTKILIGKTHQPRWRRFLFGSLVDEVLEQSGSIDVYVIHGEQEEKASPPAFVPGRTIRSMGYLWSTIAVLAATLIAFGLRSFQFAESEANTVMVFLAGVAWAAFRHGRGPAILASLLAVLIFDVCFVPPYYTIAVSDSEYVITFAVMLVIGVLVATLAARLRSQIESSRLREQRTSALYELGRRLSSVSGNAFLVATAGTRLTELVGGEVAIYLQAGDRGPELEFGANSTIARHPVSLPAARWVIDHDQVAGATTNTLPNAVALFMPVVGSQKTLGALAFRVPEIGRLLAPDQRQMLEACASQLALALERDQLAVEAAEARIEAEKESVRSSLLSSVSHDLKTPLAAIAGASGSLLESEGLDEPTRRELAETVAEEASRLNRLLENLLQMSKLEAGAAAPNRQWHVLEEIVGSALHRIRRELADHEIRVDLPGNLPLVFVDGLLLEQVFVNLLENAVRYTPGQTLITIVAAVDENLLRIVVADTGPGIPAGAEERIFDKFYRAAGRADGGRGSGLGLAICRAIIQAHGGRIRAANRATGGAEFTIQLPLPEDRPQVNITG, from the coding sequence GTGAGCGACATCGAGCGTCCGGTCCCGGATGCATTGCTCTCGCCGGTTCATTCGGCCGCTGCCGGCCTCCGGCGCGGGTCGCTCAAGGTCTTTTTTGGGTACGCGGCAGGCATCGGCAAGACGTATTCGATGCTGGAGGCGGCGAAGAAAGAAGTCGCCGCAGGACGCGACGTCGTCATCGGCTACGTCGAGCCGCATGCCCGCCCGGACACCCAGGCGATGACAGCCGGGTTCGAATCGCTTCCGGTCAAGGAGATCGAGTACCGCGGCGTTACTCTCCGGGAGTTCGACGTCGACGCGGGGCTGGCCCGCCGACCGGACATCCTCCTTGTCGATGAACTGGCCCACACGAACGCGACGGGATCGAAATACGAAAAACGCTGGCAGGACGTCGACGAGCTTCGTAACGCGGGCATCAACGTCTGGACGACACTCAACGTTCAGCACATCGAAACCCTGAACGACGTGATCGGGCAGATCACCGGGGTGATCGTCCGCGAGACGATTCCCGACCGCGTGTTCGACTCGGCCGACGAACTCGAACTCGTCGATCTCACGCCCGAAGAACTGCTGGAGCGACTTCGGGACGGCAAGGTTTATCTCCCCCAGCAGGCTCAACACGCTCTCCAGAAGTTCTTCCAGAAAGGGAACCTGACCGCCCTGCGTGAACTCTCGTTCCGGCAGGCGGCGCGGCGCGTGCATACCGATGTCGAGACGGCCCGCCGTGAACGCTCGGCCCGGCAGCCGTGGGCGACGGCCGACAGACTCCTGGTGTGCGTCGGCCCCAGTCCGACAACTGCGCGCGTGATCCGCACGGCCAGGAGAATGGCGACAGCACTGGATGCCCCCTGGGTGGCGGCGTCCGTCGACCTCGACGGCCAGCCGCCGAGCAGTCCGGTCCAGCAGCAGGTGGCAGAACATTTTCGACTGGCCGAACGTCTGGGCGCCGAGACGGTCACACTGGCCGGAACGTCGATGGCCGCAACACTGCTGGATTATGCCCGCACACGGAACGTCACGAAGATCCTGATCGGCAAGACGCATCAGCCGCGCTGGCGGCGATTCCTCTTCGGATCGCTCGTCGACGAAGTGCTCGAGCAGAGCGGCTCGATTGACGTCTATGTGATCCACGGCGAGCAGGAAGAAAAGGCGTCACCGCCGGCGTTCGTTCCCGGCCGGACGATCCGGTCGATGGGATACCTGTGGTCGACGATCGCCGTTCTCGCGGCGACTCTGATCGCATTCGGGCTGCGAAGCTTTCAATTCGCAGAGTCCGAGGCCAACACGGTGATGGTGTTTCTTGCGGGCGTCGCCTGGGCCGCGTTTCGGCATGGACGGGGGCCGGCGATTCTCGCCAGCCTCCTGGCCGTGCTGATCTTCGATGTCTGCTTCGTTCCGCCGTATTACACCATCGCGGTCTCCGATTCGGAGTACGTCATCACCTTCGCCGTCATGCTGGTGATCGGCGTCCTGGTCGCGACGCTGGCAGCGAGACTCCGATCGCAGATTGAAAGCTCGAGACTCCGTGAGCAGCGGACATCAGCCCTGTATGAACTGGGCAGGCGACTGAGCTCCGTCTCCGGGAACGCCTTTCTCGTTGCGACGGCCGGCACAAGGCTGACGGAGCTGGTCGGCGGCGAAGTCGCCATTTATCTGCAGGCCGGCGATCGCGGCCCCGAGCTCGAATTCGGAGCGAACTCGACGATCGCCCGGCATCCGGTCAGCCTGCCGGCCGCCAGATGGGTCATCGATCACGATCAGGTCGCCGGCGCGACGACCAACACGCTCCCGAATGCGGTCGCGCTGTTCATGCCGGTCGTCGGCTCGCAGAAAACACTCGGAGCCCTGGCATTTCGCGTCCCGGAGATCGGCCGTCTGCTCGCCCCCGATCAGCGGCAGATGCTCGAGGCCTGTGCGAGTCAGCTCGCCCTGGCGCTCGAGCGGGACCAGCTCGCCGTCGAGGCCGCGGAGGCCCGCATCGAGGCCGAGAAGGAAAGCGTGAGGAGCAGTCTGCTGAGCAGCGTTTCGCATGACCTGAAAACGCCGCTGGCGGCGATCGCAGGAGCGAGCGGGAGTCTTCTCGAGTCGGAAGGCCTCGACGAACCAACGCGGCGGGAGCTGGCGGAGACGGTGGCTGAAGAGGCGTCGCGTCTGAACCGTCTGCTCGAAAACCTGCTGCAGATGTCGAAATTGGAAGCCGGCGCCGCCGCTCCGAATCGGCAATGGCATGTGCTTGAGGAAATTGTCGGATCCGCCCTGCACCGCATACGGCGCGAGCTGGCGGACCACGAAATCCGTGTCGACCTTCCGGGAAACCTGCCGCTGGTTTTCGTGGATGGACTGCTGCTGGAGCAGGTGTTCGTCAACCTGCTCGAGAATGCCGTTCGATACACACCCGGGCAAACACTGATCACCATCGTCGCCGCCGTCGATGAGAACTTGCTCCGTATCGTTGTCGCGGATACGGGCCCGGGAATTCCGGCAGGGGCCGAGGAACGAATCTTTGACAAGTTCTATCGAGCGGCAGGCCGTGCGGACGGCGGCCGGGGCAGCGGGTTGGGCCTGGCAATCTGCCGGGCGATCATCCAGGCGCACGGCGGACGGATCAGGGCCGCCAACCGTGCCACCGGCGGCGCGGAGTTCACGATTCAGCTTCCGTTGCCCGAGGACAGGCCGCAGGTGAATATCACGGGATGA
- a CDS encoding dihydrofolate reductase family protein has protein sequence MSRVRVQSFTVSVDGFGAGPNQTLETPLGIGGEALHAWLVETRMFHEMSRKEGGSTGVDDDYAVRGFENLGAWILGRNMFGPVRGPWPDESWKGWWGKNPPYHCPVFVLTHHARAPLEMEGGTVFHFVTGGIHEALERARDAADGKDIRIGGGASTIQQYLRERLIDSLHIAVSPILLGSGERLFEGVDLKALGYECVSQVGTPLASHIEIRKK, from the coding sequence ATGTCTCGAGTGCGTGTTCAGAGTTTTACCGTTTCCGTGGACGGATTCGGTGCAGGCCCGAATCAGACCCTCGAAACCCCGTTGGGCATCGGTGGGGAAGCGCTCCACGCCTGGCTCGTCGAAACGCGGATGTTTCACGAGATGAGCAGGAAGGAGGGGGGATCGACCGGCGTGGATGACGACTACGCCGTCCGCGGGTTTGAGAACCTCGGCGCGTGGATTCTCGGCCGCAACATGTTCGGCCCAGTTCGCGGCCCCTGGCCTGATGAGTCGTGGAAGGGATGGTGGGGAAAGAATCCGCCCTATCATTGCCCGGTGTTCGTACTCACGCACCATGCACGGGCGCCTCTCGAAATGGAGGGAGGGACCGTGTTCCATTTCGTCACCGGCGGGATTCACGAGGCGCTGGAGCGAGCGCGGGACGCGGCCGACGGGAAGGACATCCGGATTGGCGGCGGCGCATCGACGATTCAGCAATACCTTCGCGAAAGGCTGATCGACTCCCTGCATATCGCAGTCTCCCCGATCCTGCTCGGCTCCGGTGAGCGATTATTCGAAGGGGTCGATCTCAAGGCCCTGGGGTACGAATGCGTTTCACAGGTGGGGACGCCACTGGCCTCCCACATCGAGATCCGAAAGAAGTAA
- a CDS encoding RNA polymerase sigma factor: MDTLYRTESRRVFATLVRLLHDFELADDAMREAFAAAVETWPKDGVPANPRAWLISTGRFKVVDALRRQGRLRDLQPEIAARLDDVADSNAARAGAEIEDDRLRLIFTCCHPAIESNVQVPLTLREVCGLTTEEIASAFLISKATMAQRVVRGKAKIREAGIPFAVPSLNELPERLDAVLATVYLVFNEGYAASQGDSLIRVDLTAEAIRLARLLLELLPDPEVKGLLALMLLHESRRMARVSTDGQIILMEDQDRSLWDRALIAEGTALVEQALRSRRFGAYTLQAAISAIHSESPTAEQTDWNQIVMLYSVLQRIDPSPVVELNRAVAIAMRDGPDAGVSIIDVILGRGDLAGYQFAHSARGELLRRAGRPIEALAAFRVALELARLEPEKRFLAGRIRDLTDS, from the coding sequence ATCGACACACTCTACCGCACCGAGTCGCGGCGCGTGTTCGCGACTCTCGTTCGGCTGCTGCACGATTTCGAGCTGGCGGACGATGCCATGCGTGAGGCGTTCGCAGCCGCCGTGGAAACGTGGCCGAAGGATGGCGTGCCGGCGAATCCGCGCGCGTGGCTGATTTCGACCGGCCGCTTCAAGGTCGTTGACGCACTGCGCCGCCAGGGGCGTCTCAGGGACCTCCAGCCCGAGATCGCAGCCCGCCTCGACGACGTGGCCGATTCAAATGCCGCCCGTGCCGGGGCGGAGATTGAAGATGACCGATTACGACTGATCTTCACCTGCTGCCATCCCGCGATCGAGTCGAACGTCCAGGTGCCGCTGACTCTCCGTGAGGTGTGCGGCCTGACGACGGAAGAAATTGCCAGCGCCTTCCTGATCTCCAAGGCCACGATGGCGCAGCGCGTTGTCCGCGGAAAGGCGAAGATCCGTGAGGCCGGCATCCCGTTCGCGGTTCCGTCCCTCAATGAGCTGCCCGAACGGCTCGACGCCGTGCTGGCCACCGTGTACCTCGTGTTCAACGAAGGCTACGCCGCCTCGCAGGGAGACTCGCTCATCCGCGTCGACCTGACGGCCGAGGCGATCCGCCTGGCGCGCCTGCTGCTGGAGTTGCTTCCGGATCCTGAGGTCAAAGGTTTGCTGGCGCTGATGCTGCTTCACGAATCGCGACGGATGGCCCGCGTTTCGACCGATGGACAAATCATCCTGATGGAAGACCAGGACCGATCGCTCTGGGACCGCGCGCTGATTGCGGAGGGGACGGCCCTCGTGGAACAGGCACTGCGTTCGCGTCGATTCGGCGCCTATACGCTGCAGGCGGCCATCTCGGCCATTCATTCCGAGTCGCCGACGGCCGAACAGACAGACTGGAACCAGATCGTCATGCTGTACTCGGTCCTGCAGCGGATCGATCCTTCGCCGGTCGTGGAACTGAATCGTGCGGTCGCCATCGCCATGAGGGATGGCCCCGATGCCGGGGTCTCGATCATCGATGTCATCCTCGGGCGGGGCGACCTGGCCGGGTATCAATTCGCTCACTCGGCCCGGGGCGAACTTCTCCGTCGGGCGGGGCGGCCTATCGAGGCGTTGGCCGCGTTTCGCGTCGCTCTCGAACTGGCCCGGCTCGAACCGGAGAAGCGGTTTCTGGCAGGCCGGATCAGGGATCTGACCGATTCCTGA
- a CDS encoding response regulator codes for MSDGDHHILVIEDEQPIRRLLKASLGAEGYRVSEASTAQDGLRTATSLPPDLIILDLGLPDLDGQEVLQQLRDWYTSPIIILSARDQEPQKIKALDNGADDYVTKPFGTGELLARIRTALRHSFRVENEATKVRIGDIDVDLAARMVTKKGKPIHLTPLEYKLLVTMLKHAGKVLTHRFLLREVWGPLDSHENHYLRVFVAGLRRKLEDDSARPRLILTEQGVGYRLSADLS; via the coding sequence ATGTCGGACGGCGATCACCACATTCTGGTCATCGAGGATGAGCAGCCGATCCGTCGGCTCCTCAAGGCCTCGCTCGGCGCGGAGGGATATCGAGTCAGCGAAGCGTCGACGGCTCAAGACGGCCTCCGAACAGCGACCAGTCTGCCGCCCGATCTGATCATTCTCGACCTCGGACTACCGGATCTCGACGGCCAGGAAGTCCTTCAGCAACTCCGCGACTGGTACACCTCGCCAATCATCATTCTCTCGGCCCGCGATCAGGAGCCTCAGAAGATCAAGGCTCTCGACAACGGCGCCGACGACTACGTCACGAAGCCATTCGGCACGGGCGAACTCCTCGCCCGCATCCGCACGGCCCTGCGACACTCCTTTCGTGTCGAGAATGAAGCGACAAAAGTGCGGATTGGAGACATCGACGTCGATCTCGCAGCCCGGATGGTCACGAAGAAAGGAAAGCCCATCCATTTGACGCCACTTGAGTACAAGCTCCTCGTGACGATGCTCAAGCACGCCGGCAAAGTGCTCACACACCGCTTCCTGCTGCGGGAAGTGTGGGGGCCTCTCGATTCCCACGAGAATCACTACCTGAGAGTGTTCGTCGCGGGCCTGCGCCGAAAGCTGGAGGACGATTCCGCCCGCCCGCGACTCATCCTGACCGAGCAGGGCGTCGGCTATCGATTGTCCGCCGATTTGAGCTGA
- a CDS encoding SRPBCC domain-containing protein codes for MGVTSTFEQFESRPGGKWVFTMHGPHGASDDYESLFHELEPERRIVIEFRPPSGRDGKLDGLSPDPALDVSRHDTRRP; via the coding sequence GTGGGGGTCACAAGCACGTTCGAGCAGTTCGAATCCCGTCCCGGCGGGAAGTGGGTCTTCACGATGCATGGCCCGCACGGCGCCAGCGATGACTACGAAAGTCTGTTTCACGAACTGGAACCTGAGCGCAGGATCGTGATCGAATTTCGACCGCCTTCAGGTCGTGATGGGAAGCTTGACGGACTGAGCCCCGACCCTGCACTCGATGTGAGTCGTCACGACACACGCCGGCCGTGA
- a CDS encoding serine hydrolase domain-containing protein — MAPDPLQQAWQAESSQPQMTVDTDRLLKSVHDSQARLRATILGRDIREVGTALVMVPLWIIMGYLLSLPWTWYLGVPASLWVAGFILIDRKRHPQRAVTADEPLVESAQESLRQVEHQIWLLRNVFWWYLLPSAVSISAFFAQVFWSTWRASPPTEGLETVIAVGCFIFIFAVLFGVYGFIYFINQQAVRLQLEPHRQELLRLLASLNEESADCVEGEYPFLTGPDLCVASPRRMVVAGLVAVAVVLATVSGILYLGHRVDEHFNPKKSPFAAVRWQQSQPEVKVGEEWFTLVSLDGLSASDIVEFSRRTYRDLWQKRFEEDLVDVLTGMGHRPGNTVRLVVTPIGSQETRTLEGVRMTRANRDAIWNAGRGRVRQAPVPSATHSSVHTGDADEPLTKLVVRLRSEKKLVGLAAMVMVDGRIVAAAADGERKIGSGVWVEAGDRWHLGGLTKPITATMIARLIESGRMKWSETVGERFPGATIHDDWMPVTVHQLLTDSAGAPASFSREIMLKKPALGPESTAARREAVLQVIAEKPVFPPGQRSAYSNVGYTIAGAMAEAATGERWEDLVRHEVYEPLKLADAGFGPPRSDDALLENPQGHLARSGVKVAFGDMTDNTFIMGPAGIAHMSLRDLCTFTTEHLRGESGMGQLLPADVYKRLHTIELNRYACGWLKKEPSAEIPHALYWHNGSNTMWYALAVFIPEKNMVVAVTSNDGDTENAEAAAWGIVKASIGLFGAGVSSTRDRIEALVDDAISGR, encoded by the coding sequence ATGGCTCCTGATCCGCTCCAGCAGGCCTGGCAGGCCGAGTCGTCCCAGCCGCAGATGACCGTCGATACGGACCGCCTGTTGAAATCGGTCCACGATTCCCAGGCCCGGCTTCGCGCGACGATCCTCGGCCGCGACATCCGCGAAGTCGGAACGGCGCTCGTGATGGTCCCCCTGTGGATCATCATGGGCTACTTGCTGTCTTTGCCCTGGACGTGGTACCTCGGAGTGCCGGCCTCTCTGTGGGTGGCCGGATTCATTCTCATTGATCGAAAGCGTCATCCGCAGAGAGCGGTGACGGCGGATGAGCCGCTGGTCGAGAGTGCCCAGGAATCGCTGCGGCAGGTCGAGCACCAGATCTGGCTGCTCAGGAACGTCTTCTGGTGGTATCTGCTGCCGTCGGCCGTCTCGATTTCGGCCTTCTTCGCCCAGGTGTTCTGGTCGACGTGGAGGGCATCGCCTCCGACGGAGGGACTTGAGACGGTGATTGCCGTCGGCTGCTTCATTTTCATTTTCGCCGTTCTCTTCGGCGTCTATGGCTTCATTTATTTCATCAATCAACAGGCCGTCCGGTTGCAGCTGGAGCCGCACCGCCAGGAGCTGCTCAGGCTGCTGGCGAGCCTGAATGAGGAATCGGCTGACTGCGTGGAAGGCGAATACCCGTTTCTTACGGGTCCTGATCTCTGCGTGGCCTCGCCCCGGCGAATGGTCGTGGCCGGCCTCGTTGCCGTCGCCGTCGTGCTGGCGACCGTCTCCGGGATTCTGTACCTGGGGCACAGGGTCGACGAGCATTTCAATCCGAAGAAGTCGCCCTTCGCTGCGGTGCGCTGGCAGCAGTCGCAGCCTGAGGTGAAGGTCGGGGAGGAGTGGTTCACGCTCGTCTCACTCGACGGCCTGTCGGCCTCGGACATCGTGGAGTTCAGCCGGCGGACCTACCGCGACCTGTGGCAGAAGCGGTTTGAAGAAGACCTTGTCGACGTGCTGACGGGAATGGGCCATCGACCAGGCAACACCGTTCGACTCGTCGTAACACCGATCGGATCGCAGGAGACGCGGACGCTTGAGGGCGTTCGCATGACGCGGGCAAATCGTGACGCAATCTGGAACGCCGGTCGGGGCCGTGTCCGGCAGGCCCCGGTGCCGTCGGCGACGCACAGTTCCGTCCACACCGGCGATGCTGACGAGCCGTTGACGAAGCTGGTCGTCCGCTTGCGAAGCGAGAAGAAACTCGTGGGGCTGGCAGCGATGGTGATGGTCGACGGTCGGATCGTCGCCGCTGCAGCTGACGGGGAACGGAAGATCGGAAGCGGCGTGTGGGTCGAAGCGGGAGATCGCTGGCACCTTGGGGGGCTCACCAAGCCGATCACGGCAACCATGATCGCGAGGCTGATCGAATCGGGCCGGATGAAATGGTCGGAGACAGTCGGCGAGCGTTTTCCGGGTGCGACCATCCACGACGACTGGATGCCGGTCACGGTCCATCAACTGCTGACAGACAGCGCCGGGGCGCCGGCAAGCTTCTCTCGCGAAATCATGCTGAAGAAGCCCGCTCTCGGTCCCGAATCAACGGCGGCCCGCCGGGAGGCCGTGCTGCAGGTGATCGCCGAGAAACCGGTTTTCCCGCCCGGCCAGCGGTCAGCGTATTCCAACGTCGGGTACACAATCGCGGGGGCAATGGCCGAAGCGGCGACCGGAGAGCGCTGGGAAGACCTCGTCCGACACGAAGTGTACGAGCCCCTGAAACTCGCCGATGCTGGCTTCGGTCCCCCGAGAAGCGACGACGCGCTCCTCGAGAATCCGCAGGGACACCTCGCCCGTTCGGGCGTGAAGGTCGCGTTCGGAGACATGACCGACAACACGTTCATCATGGGGCCCGCCGGCATTGCCCATATGTCGCTGCGCGACCTGTGCACGTTCACAACCGAGCACCTCCGAGGTGAGTCCGGAATGGGACAGTTGCTCCCGGCCGACGTTTACAAGCGACTGCACACCATCGAACTCAACCGTTACGCCTGCGGATGGCTGAAGAAGGAGCCCAGCGCCGAGATCCCTCACGCGCTGTACTGGCACAACGGGTCCAACACGATGTGGTACGCGCTCGCCGTGTTCATTCCCGAAAAGAACATGGTGGTCGCCGTCACGTCGAACGACGGAGATACAGAGAATGCCGAAGCCGCCGCGTGGGGGATCGTGAAGGCGAGCATTGGCCTGTTCGGCGCGGGAGTTTCATCGACTCGCGATCGCATTGAGGCCCTGGTGGATGATGCGATTTCCGGACGATGA
- a CDS encoding YciI family protein produces the protein MKYVCLGFIDESKWATLPQAEAQRMMEECFAYDDELRRGGHFIGGEALDSARNAVTLRTKNGQVEVTDGPFAETKETLGGILLLEARDLNHAISLMSKHPGVKMGPFEIRPADETVNQLIAERNARVAKNA, from the coding sequence ATGAAATACGTCTGCCTGGGATTCATTGATGAGTCGAAATGGGCCACGCTCCCGCAGGCCGAGGCGCAGCGGATGATGGAGGAGTGCTTCGCTTACGACGACGAACTGCGGCGGGGCGGTCATTTCATCGGAGGCGAAGCGCTCGACAGTGCCCGCAACGCCGTCACCCTTCGAACGAAGAATGGCCAGGTTGAAGTGACTGACGGCCCGTTCGCGGAAACCAAGGAGACGCTCGGCGGCATCCTGCTGCTCGAGGCCCGAGACCTCAATCACGCGATCTCGCTGATGTCGAAGCACCCGGGCGTGAAGATGGGCCCGTTCGAGATCCGCCCGGCCGATGAAACGGTCAATCAGCTGATCGCCGAGAGAAATGCCAGGGTTGCGAAGAACGCCTGA